TCAATGAGCGGATACTCCCTCAGAGCCCCTCGTATACAAGCCTCAGCCTGTAGGCGTGCTTGAGCTCTTCCCCGGCCATCATCCTCATTATCTGGGCCAGTGAGCCCTCAAGTATCTCCGAGAGCTTTAAATAAAACTCGTAGGCGTGTTTCTCCAGTATTATGGCGTCTTCGACGAGCTCCTCCAGGGAAGAAGGCTCTGGCCTTTCCTCTTCGAGCATCGGCTCCAGGGAGAGGGCTTCCAGGTAGTCAATTACCCGCGTCCCCTCCAGGCTTTTCTCTTTTAGCAAACCCTCGAAGGTTTTTCTGTGCCTCAGTTCTTCCTCAGCTA
This is a stretch of genomic DNA from Thermococcus zilligii AN1. It encodes these proteins:
- a CDS encoding ferritin family protein, translating into MKLEELLKMVIRQENEAYNLYKLGEAFATYERPELVEIFRLLAEEELRHRKTFEGLLKEKSLEGTRVIDYLEALSLEPMLEEERPEPSSLEELVEDAIILEKHAYEFYLKLSEILEGSLAQIMRMMAGEELKHAYRLRLVYEGL